Proteins from one Gorilla gorilla gorilla isolate KB3781 chromosome 11, NHGRI_mGorGor1-v2.1_pri, whole genome shotgun sequence genomic window:
- the MARS2 gene encoding methionine--tRNA ligase, mitochondrial: MLRTSVLRLLGSTGASRLSLLEDFGPRYYSSGSLSAGDDACDARAYFTTPIFYVNAAPHIGHLYSALLADALYRHRRLRGPSTAATRFSTGTDEHGLKIQQAAATAGLAPTELCDRVSEQFQQLFQEAGISCTDFIRTTEARHRVAVQHFWGVLKSRGLLYKGVYEGWYCASDECFLPEAKVTQQPGPSGDSFPVSLESGHPVSWTKEENYIFRLSQFRKPLQRWLRGNPQAITPEPFHHVVLQWLDEELPDLSVSRRSSHLHWGIPVPGDDSQTIYVWLDALVNYLTVIGYPNAEFKSWWPATSHIIGKDILKFHAIYWPAFLLGAGMSPPQRIYVHSHWTVCGQKMSKSLGNVVDPRTCLNRYTVDGFRYFLLRQGVPNWDCDYYDEKVVKLLNSELADALGGLLNRCTAKRINPSETYPAFCTTCFPSEPGLVGPSVRAQAEDYALVSAVATLPKQVAEHYDNFQIYKALEAVSSCVRQTNGFVQRHAPWKLNWESPVDAPWLGTVLHVALECLRVFGTLLQPVTPSLADKLLSRLGVSASERSLGELHFLPRFYGHPCPFEGRRLGPETGLLFPRLDQSRTWLVKAHRT, from the coding sequence ACGCGGCGCCGCACATCGGGCACCTGTACTCGGCACTACTGGCGGACGCCCTATACCGCCACCGTCGCCTCCGAGGTCCCAGCACGGCCGCCACGCGATTCTCCACTGGTACCGACGAGCACGGGCTGAAGATTCAGCAGGCAGCAGCTACTGCGGGCCTGGCCCCGACCGAGCTGTGCGACCGAGTCTCTGAGCAGTTCCAGCAGCTTTTCCAGGAGGCCGGTATCTCCTGCACAGATTTCATCCGCACCACGGAGGCCCGGCACCGGGTGGCTGTGCAGCACTTCTGGGGGGTGCTTAAGTCCCGCGGTCTGCTCTACAAGGGCGTCTATGAAGGTTGGTATTGCGCTTCTGACGAGTGCTTCCTGCCTGAGGCCAAGGTCACCCAGCAGCCGGGCCCATCGGGGGATTCGTTTCCTGTATCTCTCGAGAGCGGGCATCCAGTCTCCTGGACCAAGGAAGAAAACTACATTTTCAGGCTTTCCCAGTTCCGGAAGCCACTCCAGCGGTGGCTGCGGGGCAACCCTCAGGCGATCACCCCCGAACCatttcatcacgtagttcttcaGTGGCTGGACGAGGAGCTGCCCGACCTGTCCGTGTCTCGCAGAAGTAGCCACTTGCACTGGGGCATTCCGGTGCCCGGGGATGATTCGCAGACCATCTATGTATGGCTGGATGCCCTGGTCAACTACCTCACTGTAATTGGCTACCCAAATGCTGAGTTCAAATCTTGGTGGCCGGCCACCTCTCATATCATAGGTAAGGACATTCTCAAATTCCATGCTATCTATTGGCCTGCCTTCCTGTTAGGGGCCGGCATGAGCCCGCCACAGCGCATCTATGTCCATTCCCACTGGACAGTCTGTGGCCAAAAGATGTCCAAGAGCTTGGGCAACGTGGTGGATCCTAGGACTTGCCTTAACCGCTATACTGTGGATGGCTTCCGCTACTTTCTCCTTCGGCAGGGCGTCCCCAACTGGGACTGTGACTACTATGATGAAAAGGTGGTTAAGTTGCTGAACTCCGAGCTGGCAGATGCCTTGGGAGGTCTCTTGAACCGATGCACTGCCAAAAGAATAAATCCTTCTGAGACCTACCCAGCCTTCTGCACTACCTGCTTCCCTAGTGAGCCAGGGTTGGTGGGGCCGTCAGTTCGTGCTCAGGCAGAGGATTACGCTCTGGTGAGCGCAGTGGCCACTTTGCCAAAGCAGGTAGCAGAGCACTATGATAACTTCCAGATATATAAGGCTCTGGAGGCCGTGTCCAGCTGTGTCCGGCAAACTAATGGTTTTGTCCAAAGGCATGCACCATGGAAGCTGAACTGGGAGAGCCCAGTGGATGCTCCCTGGCTGGGTACTGTGCTTCATGTGGCCTTGGAATGTTTGCGAGTCTTTGGGACTTTGCTGCAGCCTGTCACCCCAAGCCTAGCTGACAAGCTGCTGTCCAGGCTGGGGGTCTCTGCCTCAGAGAGGAGTCTTGGAGAGCTCCATTTCTTGCCTCGATTCTATGGACATCCATGCCCTTTTGAAGGGAGGAGGCTGGGACCTGAAACTGGGCTTTTGTTTCCAAGACTAGACCAGTCCAGGACTTGGCTGGTGAAAGCCCACCGGACCTAG